Genomic window (Penaeus vannamei isolate JL-2024 chromosome 7, ASM4276789v1, whole genome shotgun sequence):
GAGGggcttgttgtttttctttctcggtgGGCTGTGGATGGATGCGGAAATTAAGATTATGggtgtacataaacatgtacttgcatacatgtatgtttatgtatacatgtatgcatgtatgtttatgtatacatgtatgcatgtatgtttatgtatacatgtatgcatgtatgtttatgtatacatgtatgcatgtatgtttatgtatacatgtatgtttatgtatacatgtatgcatgtatgtatatataaagaaattaatcacaaaacacatacacatatagatatatatgtatgcatgcatatgtatgagtatatatatatggatggatgtatatctatacatatgtataaacactcacacacacactcactcacacacacatacacacacacacacacacacacacacacacacacacacatctatctatctatctatctatctctctctctctctctctctctctctctctctctctctctctctctctctctctgtctctctctctctctctctctatatatatatatatatatatatatatatatatatatatatatatatatatatatatatatatatatatatatatatatatatatatatatatacgtgtgtgtgtgtgttttgtaattgatttttcttcctttcttgtttcttttttattatctttcgcaGGAATACTTGATTATTAAACATCCTTTTCCTTTCACAAAGGCTGACGCTCGTCCTGTCCTGTGCAATGAACTTTGCAATCTATCCACACGACACGCAGTTTTGCAAGTTGCAGATGGAGAGTTGTAAGTATCCAatgaatgtaaaataataataattataataataatgataataataataatgataataataatgataataataatgataataataataatgataataataatgataataataatgataataataatgataataataataatgataataataatgataagagtaaggacatcagtaacgatgataatggtaatgatgatggtaaagacgtaattaacaataattataacagaaatagtaTTTATCATACTGACAAGGATGATGCgggtaattataatatgataatggtaataatacaaaaatattgacaatagtgattatactgatactactactattaataatgagaatgcgataatgaaaatagagataattattaccatcgataataatgatgagcttTATAGTATTGTAATGGTGCTGGTATTGATTaccttcatattatcattatcattaatgatgtttttatttctattaatgttcattttttctgctttttttcaaCAATAAATTTTTAGTAAGCCTGAATTGATATACTCTATGACTGCGGACATGAAACCTCAAGATTTTGGTACTAAAATAGTATATCATGCCTGGAACCAGTTTCTATGTGACTTTGAATTCCAGTCAATTATTTTAGTCTTAGTGTATCGTATTATAAATCTATGAAAACCttattttaaatattatcattattgttattattgttgacattgttattattattgtcattattattattagttattattattatgatcgtcattattgttattatcatgattattatcattagtatcatcatgcttattatcactagtatcaacATCACTACtaccatcgtcattgtcattatcattattatcattgttattattatcattttccttttggtTAACACcattctcgtctttctcctccgaGGCACGTACAATGTAATGCAGTGCTTGGACCGTTACTTTCTGAacctttattatttacataacTATCCGAGAAGTGGgaataagaaggaaggtaggagaataggagaaagaaaatatggccattattattttcattaattatggacattatcattattattaatgttattagttatcatcaatattcttgctttatcgttatatttttatacctataataataatgataataataataataataataataataataataataataatgataaaataataataatgataatgataatgataattattgttgatattattgccattattattattattattattattattattattattattattattattattatcattattattattattattattgttgttgttgttgttgttgttgttactattatcattattattattattattattattattattattattattattattattattattattattatcattattattattattattattgttgttgttgttgttgttgttactattatcattattattattattattattattattattattattattattattatcattaacattgttattattattatcatcattagtaccatcattattatcactattgatattactattaatgtgattaatatcatcatcatgataaagaaaatgataaaaataaaaataaacataagagTGGTAATGTTGAATTAACAAtattgactatgataataatgataatgataatgatgataatgataatgataatgatgataatgatgatgataatgataatgataatgatgataatgaaaatgataatgataataatgataataaaaaagataaaaaataataaatataatgatattgattatgagtataacaatattagtaaagataatagtgttctatatatttttcctaCTCGGGGTTAGCCATCTTGTAAACATAAACATGTTGAATAAACCAAGATTTCACTTGATAATTGTTTATTAAGAATGGACTACATTCACATACAATGCAAGCAgtagttatgatagtgataataataataatgatgatgatggtgataatgatattaatgatgatgttaatgaagatattcattttgataatgagattgtcattgataatgatcatggtgatgatgattattattaatgtaatcgtcagtgataatgatgataatgctaataacgataacgagtaacagtgatgatgataataataaggataacgctgataatgatgataataataataatagcaattaaagatgataatgcttattaatgataatgaacattatcaatgatcttgtcattattatcattcttattcttatccacattattaccattatgaccaTTGTACTTCTGATAcggctactaccattactactaccacaactactgctactactgctactaatattcctactactactactactactactactactactgctgttgctgctgctgctgctgctgctactactactactactactactactactactactactactactactactactactactactactactactactactactactaccaccaccaccaccaccattactaccactactaccactacttctactactactattactactactactactcccatcatcattatctccatatattcatttcttaattcatctatttcattatcattatcatcaccactatttacAAAAGCGCACCacaactttcctctcctctcccagtgTCCCATACCACCGAAGAGCTCGTGTTCGAGTGGGACCCGGATGTGCCCTTGGCCGTGGATGACCGAATCGAACTACCGCAGCAGGACATCGTCAAGAATTACACCTCTGACTGTTCGCAGGTGTACTCTACAGGTGAGGTACTGGAGGTTGTGGTTGTACGTGGTGTGATTTgttatttgatgataatgataatggtaattaggataataatagtaataataatggtaatgataatgaacagtaGTCACAATAACAGTGTAACAGtgacattgatgatgacaataacgacaaaGAAATGACGATGAtagagtaataaggataataaacaaagctatgacaaaaacaaaacaaaaaatattaataagatatCTCCCAACATTACCTAATCATTCatgcattctctctccctttttcacgcTACGTTGACGGAACGACCACTGCTTCCTCGCCCTCTGTCCTGTCCACATACACTACTCCTGCTGTTCTCTGCTTCTGCTGTTCCCTGCTTCCTCTTTCGCTGTTCCCTGCTTCCTCTTTCGCTgtttcctgcttcttctttcgCTGTTCCCTGCTTTCTCTCCTGCTGTTTCCTGCTTCCTCTTTCGCTGTTCCCTGCTTCCTCTTTCGCTGTTTCCTGATTTCCCTTTCGCTGTTCCCTTCTTACTCTTTCGCTgttccctgcttcctcttccgCTGTTCGCTTCTtactctcctgctcttccttgtttctccttCATTTGttccctgcttcttctccttctgttctctgctttttcttcctttctttcctgcttcctcttccgcTGTTCCCTTATTTCTCCTACTAttccctgcttcttctcctcctgttctttgcTTCTACTTCATGTgttccctgcttcctcttccgCTATTCCCTGATCCTTCATCCGCTCTTCCCTGCTTCTTCTCCTGCTGTTCCCtgcttctcctgcttcctctcctactgttccctgcttcctcttccgctgttccctgctccttcttccgctcttccctgcttcctctcctgCTGTTCCCTGCTTCTCCTACTGTACCCTGCTTCCTCTTCCGCTGTCCCTGCTCCTTCTTCCGCTGTTCCCTGCTTCTTCTCCTGCTGTTCCCTGCATCTCCTGCTTCCTCTACTGTTGTTCCTTGCTACTCATACTTCCTCTCCTGCTgtttcctgcttcctcttcctttattccctgctttctctcccgctcttccctGCTTCTGCTATTCCCTGCTTCTCCTACTGTTCCCTGCTTCTCTTACTgttccctgcttctcttcctttattccctgcttcctcttcctttaatcCCTGCTTCTGCTATTCCTtgattcctcttcctttattccctccttcctcccctgttgATGACCCTTCTTGACCTGTCCTCCCGGGGCgctcgtgggcgtgcgggcgtgcaggGAACTTCACGTGCCTGGAGGTGATATTCCAGCTGAAAAGGCGTTTGGGTTACTACGTCTTCCACACGTACATCCCTACGTGCTTGATCGTCATCATGTCCGTACGTACTTTAGGATTTGTgctgctttgtatatatatatatatatatatatatatatatatatatatatatatatatatatatatatatatatatatgtatatatatatattcttttttttctttttttcttttcttttttctttttttctttttttctttttcttttattattttcttttctttttttggttctttcttttctttttttcttttttctcttttttatttttctttttcttatttttctttttttctatttttttcttttttttttctttttcttcttgttcatttttattttctttctggtttttctttttttctttttccttttttttctttcttttcttttctttaactgtGAGGATTCTCGAATTTATTCTCTGTCGGAGCTTTTGGGaacaattccattttttttcttttatttttttcggcgCTGACTTGCCGTTGTAATAATACATTTAAATTAATCTTTTTGGTTTTGTAGGATATGTACAGTGTATGAGCTGGTAATTTTGGCAATGCTAAATCTACAGAAGTGGATGTAAGTGGATGAGCGATTTTTTgtttgataattgttattgtatgcAGTTGAATAGATATctataaaacacgcacacagacgcgcgcgaccgtgtgtctgtgtatgtgtgtgtgtgtgggtgcgtgtttgtgtgtgagagtatgcatGTAATCATTTAgtcttccgtctctccttcccatccatcaTCACGTATATCTTAtcttcccttactctcttctcccctcccccttcctttccatcgtctctctctctctttctctctctgatgctctctttctttctctctctctctctcattctctttctgatgCTCTCtctcctggtctctctctctctctctctctctctctctctctctctctctctctctctctctctctctctctctcttcctctctctctctctctctttctttctctctccctttctctctccctctctatctccctccctctctctccctctatccccctccccccctctctctctttctttctctttctctcattctcttttctgatgctctctctccctggtctctctctctctctctctctctctctctctctctctctctctctctctctctctctctctctctctctctctctctctctctctctctctctctctccctctctcctctctctctctcatccctctcatttctctctctctctctctctctctctctctctctctctctctctctctctctctctctctctctctctctctctctccctctctctctctctctttccttcatccatcATACACGTACATCTTATCTCActttccccttactcccctccactccctcactttcCATCCCCTCCTGGACCCGTTCTCagcctctatctcctttctcatccttcttcccttcactcctttcctcttctctcctccctcctccccttctctcttgctccctccctctcctccttcctcccatcccatcatctcctctctccctcgcccacccctTTCTCTGACCTTTCTTGACCTCTGCGCAGTGGGTCTCCTTCTGGATCAAGCCCGAGATAGCCCCAGCCCGCGTGACCCTCGGCGTGACCTCGCTGCTGACCCTCTTCACCCAGCAGGCCAAGTCGCAAGCTTCTCTGCCGCCGGTCTCGTACATCAAGACCATTGATATATTCATGTCGTCGTGCACAGTGTGAGTATGATCTGTTTGCGCATATGTTTTCgtggttttttttttatgtatctatttatcattattattgttgtcgttattgtcacacatacacgcacgtgaacgcgcacacgcacacgcacacatgaacacgcacacatacacacacatatatatacatacagatttatatatgtaagtatgtatgtatttatccatatatatatatatatatatatatatatatatatatatatatatatatatatatatatatatatatatacatacatatctatatatgtatgtatgtatatatatatatatatatatatatatatatatatatatatatatatatatatatatatatatatatatatatttatataatatctatctatctatctatctatatgatatatatacatatatacagatatatctgtatctatctatctatctatctatctatctatctatctatctgtctgtctatctatctatctgtctatctgtctatatatatacacgcacacatattcttTCTGATCCATACATCACATGTCAAGAACTCAACAATGGATCTCGATATAtacaaaagagataaaacagacatGATACTTCTTGCAaacatctatctccctctcgccccaACTGCCATGACCAAAACGGAAATAGGAAATGCAACATCAACATGGCCTTTGTTAAACTGTCATCCTATTGTCATCTCTCTTAACAgcagattaaaagaaaaatatttatatctttaccCTCCTTACCCATCTCtccgctacccccctccccctgtaaaTTCACTCAGCCGGTTTTTTCACAAATacaaatgcagaaataaaggcatggtctctctttatatctcataGATATACATTACATCTATTtgcgggttgatatgcatgtctagactgataaatatgcatctatttctttatttatgcatgtcaagtaggcgaatattctttgggtcgggcctcgcacatttCTAAGAAACCGACCGACTGTAGCGATTGACAAAAACTTTCCCGAAGATACGATGAGCTATTTTCTACTTCATCAAGTATAGATATTTAAGAATGTGTGTGAAGAAGAAGCCATGATATAAAATAAGGTCAGTGCAGAGACGAGTAAGGAAAATGTAGTATTAGAAAGAAATTTAATGTtcttgttcatctctctctctctctttctctgtctgtctgtctgtctgtctgtctgtctgtctctctctctctctctctctttctctgtctgtctgtctgtctgtctgtctgtctgtcttccttcttcttcttcttctttctttctttctttctctctctctctctgtgtctatctgtctggcagaATTTcaatctctgcctccctccccactctctcttacacactctcttccttttctatgtctttctcttcattttttctcttccttcctcttccttcctctctcctttcctttcttctcttctcttcctctccttcttcttcttctttctttcttctttctttcttctctccttctttcttcttctcttccttccttcctctccttcctttccttcctccttccttccctccctcctctacctccttccttcctccctccctccctctcatcccaccctctccacctctcatccctcctctcactccctccctccttctctccctcccccatatccaACCCTCACTGACACACCTCATGACGATAACCTTCCCCATGACAGGTTCGTGTTCATGGCGCTGATTGAGTATGCCATTGTCAACATCATCCTGGGCGACGGATCGGGAGATGCTGCCAAGGGACCCCCCAAACCGGATCCCAAAGCAAGCAAGGCCACTGATTTGGCTATTAAGGTATTGCAGGATATCATaggatttacatgtatatatatatatatatatatatatatatatatatatatatatatatatatatatatatatatatatatatatatatatatatgtgtgtgtgtgtgtgtgtgtgtgtgtgtttgtgtatatgcatgcatatacatacatgtatatttacacacacacactcacacacaaactctcacacacaaactctatctctctctctctctctctctctctcacacacacacacaccacacacgcacacacacacacacacacacacacacactcacacacacacacacacacacacacatacacacacacatacacacatgcacacacatacacacgcacacagacacacacacacacacagaaacacacacacttacacacccacacaaactctctctctctctctcacacacacacacacacacacacacacacacacacacacacacacacacacacacacacacacacacacacacacacacacacacacacacacacacacagatatatagatgaaagTTTTGCTGTAACTGTTATATGAATAACATAGAAActatatatgaaattatgaaataaacATCCCATGTGGAGAATTTTTTCTAATATGCAaatgtttttttccgtttcttgttgccttttcttttcttttgccttctctcgttccttcatcctttcttctcttcctttctctttcctttactttctcttttacttttttctttactcttctctttctttctctttctacgtttcccttccccttcatccttttccttcgaTTTCCTCAATTTTgtatttatctcttatttcttccaattccttttttcttgccttctttcgtttactccttcttccatctccctcttttcccttgttttcctctcctccccctccttccatctctccctcttcctcttccgtccctttcctcttccctcgttcCATTTTCACTTTTCCCTCCTTTGACCCCCCCCTTTGTCCCCCCCCATGAAGCTCTCCGTCTTCCATCCCTACctatccctatcctccttccacctctccctcctcctcttccgtcctttcctcccacccccctccttccacctctccctcttcctcttccgtccctctcctatcccctctcccttccacctctccctctccccttattttatattttatatttcatattttattttatattcctcctctccccctccttcttcaggAGAGTCGCCGCTTCCTGCTGGGGGAGCCGCCGAAGCCCGCAGGCCCTTCGCCAGCCCAGCTCCGTCGGGCAAGGGCGCTTATGGTGGATAGGATGTCTCGCTATATCTTCCCTGTGTCCTTCACAATGCTGAATATCATATACTGGATTAGCTTTAGGGAGTACTTGTAGGGCTGTGTCGCGAAGGGGTTGGTAGGGGTTGTGTCAGATTTTTTAGATTTTGGGtttggtattgttgtttttatttgatttatttattgttattactattattattattattattattattattattattattattattattattattactattatcattattgttatcattttgttttttttcttcttattattattattattattctgtttttttttttgggggggcgcgGTAGGGATAATGCTGTTTTTGTTgtcgatctttatatatatatatatatatatatatatttttttttttttttttttttgggggggtggaggcgatatcatatttatcatatatatatagaaattgattatttttttaaggatttgcAAAATTGTGCTCGTTGAGTtgcaatattgttttatttatatataatgaatataaatatatatttgttgctTTGCGTTTGTACGTTCCATGACTggctgatttattattattattattatttttatttatgtctttcttgGTTTATCTGcaattactcttattattcttGTCTTATTTTCCCCTTATCTTAGGTGAGAGGAGACAAGATGAGAAACTGGAACCTGATtagaactgatatatatatatttgatagaaaagataatgaataaaaaaggaatattagtTATGGTAGAAGTAGAATATGAAGATTATTTCGATAGCAAAACGaagatcggatttttttttcagaaaatgagaatctttgtttttctttttcgttttgtaatttctagtttcatttttatttttcattttttgatttctattttttgtcattcccacgaatttattttattattcagatGTGTTCTTTATGATATGAAAGGAAATCTCACCGCTATGcacgattatacatacatacactcacactcacacagacttaGTCTTACACAGTCACAATCACTCTcaaacacattcacactctcactctcactctcactcacactcacactcacactcatacacactcgaacacacacacacacacacacacacacacacacacacacacacacacacaaacactcacacacacacacacacacacactcgaacacacaaacacacacacacacacacacacacacacacacacacacacacacacacacacacacacacacactcgaacacacacatacacactcgaacacacacacacacacacacacacacacacacacacttttatatcaCTTTTATATACATTTCATTCCTCCAGTTAGTCATTGCCATTTTGTCGGATAAATCTACATCACATTTCTTTTTGCAAGTCGATGAAGGTAGAAAATTTAACCATAGAGTTTAAAATGGCTTTCATATGGCGAGTATAGGACCATGTAGATTTTAACATAGATTTCAACCCTGGGAAAACCATAGAAAGCgtcaggatttaaaaaaaaaaaaaataaaataaaaaatccggCTTCAAAGAGGTGAATCCTCGAGTCCGATTTATCAATATAGGTAACAGATTTCTTAGTCATTTTTATTACCAGATTTTGCATAATTAAAAAGCAGATAAAGCTGATAAATGACATGGAGGAaaggacaaagagggaaagaggaaggcggagaagAACTAGAGACACAAGCAGACTTAGCAAGCGAGTtatatagtgagtgagtgtgtaagagggagagagagagggagagggagacgagagagagagagatgagagagagagagagagagagagagagagagagagagagagacgaaggggggagggagagcgaggagagggagagagagaaaggggggaggggggagggcagcgagggagagagggagaagagagagaggaaaagagagatggagaggaaaggaagggagagagggaacgagagagggagtgagggagggaaggaagaattggaaagagaaggagagtgggaaagagagagagagggagaaagagagatggagagggaaaggaaggaagagaggggaacgagagagaggagttagggagagaggagggagagagtgggaaagagagagagaggtgagagaggaggaagagagagagagagagaagagagaggagagagagggaaaaaaagagagagaggtgagaggaaagagagagagggagagagagagaaaaaaagagggagagagagagagagagagagagagggggggggggaagagagagagagaaagagagagagagagagaaaagagaaagacaatacaGTGCTCTGTAGCAAAATGTATATGCCAAAACGTTAACACATctagttttcatatatatataaaacatcacaATTTTCAAAAATGATTTTTTCTGAATCTATTTAATTTCCATGCTACGTGTCCCATGCTGCCtgatatactcatacatacttcTCTTTAGAAATGAATATACAGCATATATTA
Coding sequences:
- the LOC113825451 gene encoding glycine receptor subunit alpha-2; amino-acid sequence: MNPHFGLPSCHVTASVSILYIIYVACLLPSGTLGHMDRALTVEDIMPLDRTLYDKMRPPKKDGKATQVYFHVTVMGIDSINENSMTYAADIFFAQTWTDHRLRLPENMTSEYRLLDLDWLKALWRPDSFFKNAKQVTFQTMTIPNHYVWLYQDFRILYMVKLTLVLSCAMNFAIYPHDTQFCKLQMESLSHTTEELVFEWDPDVPLAVDDRIELPQQDIVKNYTSDCSQVYSTGNFTCLEVIFQLKRRLGYYVFHTYIPTCLIVIMSWVSFWIKPEIAPARVTLGVTSLLTLFTQQAKSQASLPPVSYIKTIDIFMSSCTVFVFMALIEYAIVNIILGDGSGDAAKGPPKPDPKASKATDLAIKESRRFLLGEPPKPAGPSPAQLRRARALMVDRMSRYIFPVSFTMLNIIYWISFREYL